The following proteins are co-located in the Callithrix jacchus isolate 240 chromosome 10, calJac240_pri, whole genome shotgun sequence genome:
- the TRPT1 gene encoding tRNA 2'-phosphotransferase 1, translating to MNSSGEGRQEAAGPRARRTLRPREQDRDVQLSKALSYALRHGALKLGLPMGADGFVPLGALLQLPQFHRFSAEDVQRVVDTNGKQRFALQPGNPSTGPLIRANQGHSLQVPELELMPLETPQALPPVLVHGTFWKHWPSILLKGLSCRGRTHIHLAPGLPGDPGVISGMRPHCEIAVFIDGPLALADGIPFFRSANGVILTPGNTDGLLLPKYFKEALRLRPTRKPLSLTGDEETECQSGPKHISRGRGRIQQ from the exons ATGAACTCCTCtggagaaggaaggcaggaagcagCAGGGCCCAGGGCTAGAAGGACCCTCAGACCCCGGGAACAG GACCGAGACGTGCAGCTGTCCAAGGCTCTATCATATGCCCTGCGCCACGGAGCCTTGAAGCTGGGGCTTCCTATGGGAGCCG ATGGCTTTGTGCCCCTGGGCGCCCTCCTGCAGTTGCCCCAGTTCCACCGCTTCTCTGCTGAAGACGTGCAGCGCGTGGTGGACACCAACGGCAAGCAGCGATTCGCCCTGCAGCCTGGGAATCCCAGCACTGGTCCCCTCATCCGGGCCAACCAGGGCCACTCCCTGCAG GTACCTGAGTTGGAGCTGATGCCTCTGGAGACACCACAGGCCCTGCCCCCGGTGCTAGTTCATGGTACATTCTGGAAGCACTGGCCATCCATCCTACTTAAGGGCCTGTCCTGCCGGGGAAGGACGCATATCCACCTGGCCCCAGGACTGCCTGGAGACCCCGGTGTCATCAGTG GCATGCGGCCACACTGTGAAATAGCTGTGTTCATCGATGGACCCCTGGCCCTGGCAG ATGGAATACCCTTCTTCCGCTCTGCCAATGGAGTGATTCTGACTCCAGGGAATACTGATGGCCTCCTGCTTCCCAAGTACTTCAAGGAGGCCCTGAGGCTACGCCCTACCC GAAAGCCCCTTTCCTTGACTGGTGATGAAGAGACAGAGTGTCAGAGTGGCCCCAAGCACATCTCCAGAGGAAGGGGGAGGAtccaacaataa